A window from Salvia miltiorrhiza cultivar Shanhuang (shh) chromosome 2, IMPLAD_Smil_shh, whole genome shotgun sequence encodes these proteins:
- the LOC131009478 gene encoding receptor-like protein EIX2 codes for MNTTQADPYSLFGYYFMIQYNSDLPNNEIRRVYEYSAIQWKGRESEYRKNLRLLKLIDFSSNRLTGNIPKSFSSMLGLISLNLSRNSLTGNIIRDIGEMEMLECVDLSHNQFSGELPTSLAQLQYLAVLDLSNNDLFGKIPTSTQLQSFDASAYAKNDGLCGAPLGALCPEDSLRPSIPNQNEKDDGNLSFMQEVCISLAFGFIFGFWGVIGSFIVKKSWRIAYFNFWDAVGDWFYVRIAMFISKWRRN; via the coding sequence ATGAATACCACACAAGCTGATCCATATTCTCTTTTTGGTTATTACTTCATGATCCAATACAATAGTGATCTTCCAAATAACGAAATTCGACGTGTCTATGAATATTCGGCAATTCAATGGAAAGGTCGAGAATCGGAATATAGGAAAAATCTTAGGCTTCTCAAACTCATTGATTTTTCAAGCAATAGATTGACCGGAAACATTCCCAAATCATTTTCCAGTATGCTTGGATTAATTTCCTTGAACCTATCAAGGAATAGTTTGACGGGAAATATAATTCGAGATATTGGTGAGATGGAGATGTTAGAATGTGTTGATCTATCACACAACCAATTCTCCGGTGAATTACCCACAAGCCTGGCACAATTACAGTACTTGGCCGTTCTCGACTTGTCGAACAACGACTTATTTGGTAAAATTCCAACGAGTACTCAACTTCAGAGCTTTGACGCATCTGCTTATGCCAAGAATGACGGACTCTGTGGGGCCCCTCTGGGGGCATTGTGCCCCGAAGATAGCTTGAGGCCGTCCATCCCTAATCAGAATGAGAAAGACGACGGCAATCTCTCATTTATGCAAGAAGTCTGCATATCATTGGCCTTTGGCTTTATATTTGGATTTTGGGGCGTTATTGGTTCTTTTATAGTGAAGAAATCATGGAGAATTGCATACTTCAATTTTTGGGATGCTGTTGGAGATTGGTTCTACGTCAGGATTGCTATGTTTATATCCAAATGGAGACGAAACTGA